A region of Lycium barbarum isolate Lr01 chromosome 3, ASM1917538v2, whole genome shotgun sequence DNA encodes the following proteins:
- the LOC132633248 gene encoding probable serine/threonine-protein kinase SIS8 isoform X5: MNAFQNYNALSFDDKILDGFYDLYGILTESDSSKMPSLIDLQRTPVAEQITWEAILVNRAADSKLLKLEQKALEISVKVRSESIDFAGDNLVQKLAALVSEHMGGPVGDPDSMLIAWRSLSYNLKATFGSMVLPLGSLTIGLARHRALLFKVLADSVELPCRLVKGKEYTGSDEVAINYVKFEDGRENIVDLMAAPGTLIPSDTSGTQGDYEESILSISPSSKDVDSHMGSSSSGVACLSEDHSEFGVEERRSRFGESSAGNESPASGNAEKQKGYSNSDDLTKLRTMKKEQGQETSSRTGHARSPYSHTRSPSWTEGVSSPAVRRMKAKDVSMYMIDAAKENPKLAQKLHDVLLESGVVAPPNLFTEIYSEQLDVSPVEGMESKGRDEVEKIKSQADVDHNSFLAPLPYHAMSKANPPWPSNPHPDAGEVSGQQVSSHSELAAVKFTKNMPVAAAAAAAAAAVASSMVVAAAKTTYGSKVDLPVAAAATATAAAVVAATAAVTKQYENLETYSLSPNNPALCLNLMDSGRVDRDADGAVSEQRGSGDQVHEALGVNSGGERVSDRSAGNDSVKSDVTLDDVADCEIPWEEITLGERIGLGSYGEVYRGDWHGTEVAVKKFLDQDITGESLEEYKSEVMIMKRVRHPNVVLFMGAVTRPPNLSIITEFLHRGSLYRLIHRSNNQLDERRRLRMALDTARGMNYLHNCTPVIVHRDLKSPNLLVDKNWVVKVCDFGLSKMKHNTFLSSRSTAGTAEWMAPEVLRNEPSDEKCDVYSFGVVLWELCTLQQPWGGMNPMQVVGAVGFQHRRLDIPDDMDPAIADIIRKCWQTDPKLRPSFAEIMAALKPLQKPITSSQVPKSLVNRGQQKGRS, translated from the exons ATGAATGCTTTTCAGAATTACAATGCTCTTAGCTTTGATGACAAGATCCTGGATGGTTTTTATGATCTGTATGGAATCCTGACAGAGTCCGATTCATCAAAAATGCCCTCCCTTATCGATCTACAAAGAACACCGGTAGCAGAACAGATCACTTGGGAAGCTATCCTTGTTAATAGAGCTGCGGACTCTAAGCTGTTGAAGCTAGAACAAAAAGCTCTAGAGATATCTGTCAAGGTCAGGTCAGAATCCATAGATTTTGCAGGCGACAATTTGGTTCAGAAGCTTGCCGCGCTAGTTTCTGAACACATGGGTGGTCCAGTTGGTGATCCTGACAGCATGTTAATAGCATGGAGAAGCCTTAGTTATAATCTAAAGGCCACTTTTGGTAGCATGGTTTTGCCTCTGGGTTCTTTGACCATCGGACTGGCTCGTCATCGTGCCTTGTTATTCAAG GTTTTGGCTGATAGTGTGGAGCTCCCGTGCCGATTAGTAAAAGGGAAAGAATACACAGGTTCAGATGAAGTTGCAATAAACTACGTAAAATTTGAAGATGGAAG GGAAAATATTGTTGATTTGATGGCAGCCCCTGGCACACTTATTCCCTCTGATACATCTGGAACACAGGGAGACTATGAGGAATCTATCCTCTCCATCAGTCCGTCCTCCAAAGATGTTGATTCTCATATGGGTTCTTCTAGTAGTGGAGTTGCTTGTTTGTCAGAAGATCATTCCGAATTTGGAGTGGAAGAGAGGAGATCAAGGTTCGGTGAAAGCAGTGCAGGAAATGAATCTCCCGCTTCAGGTAATGCAGAAAAGCAGAAAGGATATAGCAACTCTGATGACTTAACAAAGCTTCGTACCATGAAGAAGGAGCAGGGACAGGAAACTTCATCCAGGACTGGCCATGCAAGATCTCCTTATTCGCATACAAGATCTCCTTCCTGGACTGAAGGCGTTAGCTCCCCAGCCGTACGGCGAATGAAGGCGAAGGATGTTTCAATGTACATGATTGATGCTGCTAAAGAAAATCCAAAGCTAGCTCAAAAACTTCATGAtgttttacttgaaagtggggtTGTTGCACCACCAAATTTGTTCACTGAAATCTACTCAGAGCAACTAGATGTTTCCCCTGTGGAGGGAATGGAAAGTAAGGGGAGGGATGAGGTTGAGAAAATCAAGAGTCAAGCTGATGTAGATCATAATAGTTTCTTGGCTCCTTTGCCTTATCATGCTATGTCCAAGGCTAATCCCCCTTGGCCATCTAATCCTCATCCGGATGCCGGAGAAGTTAGTGGGCAGCAAGTTTCCTCACACTCTGAACTGGCTGCAGTAAAATTCACGAAAAACATGCCTGTTGCTGCAGCTGCAGCTGCAGCAGCAGCTGCGGTTGCCTCTTCAATGGTAGTTGCTGCAGCAAAGACCACATATGGTTCGAAAGTTGATCTCCCTGTTGCAGCTGCTGCgacagccacagctgcagcagtGGTAGCAGCAACTGCCGCTGTCACTAAGCAATATGAAAACTTGGAGACATATTCTCTTTCACCAAATAATCCTGCTTTATGCCTTAATTTAATGGACTCTGGAAGAGTTGATAGAGATGCAGATGGTGCTGTGTCTGAGCAACGGGGTAGTGGTGATCAAGTGCATGAGGCATTAGGGGTGAATTCTGGGGGTGAAAGAGTATCAGATAGGTCAGCTGGTAATGATAGTGTGAAATCTGATGTGACACTTGATGATGTCGCAGATTGTGAGATTCCGTGGGAGGAGATCACCTTGGGTGAGCGTATCGGACTTG GATCTTATGGAGAAGTCTATCGTGGAGACTGGCATGGAACT GAAGTCGCTGTGAAGAAATTCCTAGACCAAGATATAACTGGTGAATCCCTCGAAGAATATAAAAGTGAG GTTATGATCATGAAAAGAGTCCGGCATCCTAATGTAGTCCTGTTCATGGGAGCTGTTACACGTCCTCCAAACCTTTCAATTATTACCGAGTTTCTGCATAG AGGTAGTTTGTACAGATTAATTCATCGGTCCAACAATCAATTAGATGAAAGGAGACGACTGAGGATGGCTCTTGATACT GCTCGAGGGATGAACTATCTACACAATTGCACTCCTGTAATAGTTCATCGTGATTTGAAGTCTCCAAATCTCCTTGTGGATAAGAACTGGGTTGTGAAG GTATGTGATTTTGGGTTATCGAAAATGAAGCACAACACCTTCCTTTCTTCAAGATCAACTGCTGGGACG GCTGAGTGGATGGCCCCTGAAGTGCTGAGAAATGAGCCTTCAGATGAGAA ATGTGATGTATATAGCTTTGGTGTCGTACTATGGGAGCTCTGTACTCTGCAGCAGCCATGGGGAGGAATGAACCCCATGCAAGTTGTCGGTGCAGTTGGATTTCAGCATCGCCGTCTTGACATACCAGATGACATGGATCCTGCTATTGCAGACATCATCAGAAAATGCTGGCAAAC AGATCCAAAGTTACGGCCTTCATTTGCTGAGATTATGGCTGCTTTGAAACCACTGCAAAAGCCTATAACCAGTTCACAAGTACCAAAATCACTGGTGAACAGAGGTCAACAAAAGGGTCGGTCATAA
- the LOC132633248 gene encoding probable serine/threonine-protein kinase SIS8 isoform X6, with amino-acid sequence MPSLIDLQRTPVAEQITWEAILVNRAADSKLLKLEQKALEISVKVRSESIDFAGDNLVQKLAALVSEHMGGPVGDPDSMLIAWRSLSYNLKATFGSMVLPLGSLTIGLARHRALLFKVLADSVELPCRLVKGKEYTGSDEVAINYVKFEDGRENIVDLMAAPGTLIPSDTSGTQGDYEESILSISPSSKDVDSHMGSSSSGVACLSEDHSEFGVEERRSRFGESSAGNESPASGNAEKQKGYSNSDDLTKLRTMKKEQGQETSSRTGHARSPYSHTRSPSWTEGVSSPAVRRMKAKDVSMYMIDAAKENPKLAQKLHDVLLESGVVAPPNLFTEIYSEQLDVSPVEGMESKGRDEVEKIKSQADVDHNSFLAPLPYHAMSKANPPWPSNPHPDAGEVSGQQVSSHSELAAVKFTKNMPVAAAAAAAAAAVASSMVVAAAKTTYGSKVDLPVAAAATATAAAVVAATAAVTKQYENLETYSLSPNNPALCLNLMDSGRVDRDADGAVSEQRGSGDQVHEALGVNSGGERVSDRSAGNDSVKSDVTLDDVADCEIPWEEITLGERIGLGSYGEVYRGDWHGTEVAVKKFLDQDITGESLEEYKSEVMIMKRVRHPNVVLFMGAVTRPPNLSIITEFLHRGSLYRLIHRSNNQLDERRRLRMALDTARGMNYLHNCTPVIVHRDLKSPNLLVDKNWVVKVCDFGLSKMKHNTFLSSRSTAGTAEWMAPEVLRNEPSDEKCDVYSFGVVLWELCTLQQPWGGMNPMQVVGAVGFQHRRLDIPDDMDPAIADIIRKCWQTDPKLRPSFAEIMAALKPLQKPITSSQVPKSLVNRGQQKGRS; translated from the exons ATGCCCTCCCTTATCGATCTACAAAGAACACCGGTAGCAGAACAGATCACTTGGGAAGCTATCCTTGTTAATAGAGCTGCGGACTCTAAGCTGTTGAAGCTAGAACAAAAAGCTCTAGAGATATCTGTCAAGGTCAGGTCAGAATCCATAGATTTTGCAGGCGACAATTTGGTTCAGAAGCTTGCCGCGCTAGTTTCTGAACACATGGGTGGTCCAGTTGGTGATCCTGACAGCATGTTAATAGCATGGAGAAGCCTTAGTTATAATCTAAAGGCCACTTTTGGTAGCATGGTTTTGCCTCTGGGTTCTTTGACCATCGGACTGGCTCGTCATCGTGCCTTGTTATTCAAG GTTTTGGCTGATAGTGTGGAGCTCCCGTGCCGATTAGTAAAAGGGAAAGAATACACAGGTTCAGATGAAGTTGCAATAAACTACGTAAAATTTGAAGATGGAAG GGAAAATATTGTTGATTTGATGGCAGCCCCTGGCACACTTATTCCCTCTGATACATCTGGAACACAGGGAGACTATGAGGAATCTATCCTCTCCATCAGTCCGTCCTCCAAAGATGTTGATTCTCATATGGGTTCTTCTAGTAGTGGAGTTGCTTGTTTGTCAGAAGATCATTCCGAATTTGGAGTGGAAGAGAGGAGATCAAGGTTCGGTGAAAGCAGTGCAGGAAATGAATCTCCCGCTTCAGGTAATGCAGAAAAGCAGAAAGGATATAGCAACTCTGATGACTTAACAAAGCTTCGTACCATGAAGAAGGAGCAGGGACAGGAAACTTCATCCAGGACTGGCCATGCAAGATCTCCTTATTCGCATACAAGATCTCCTTCCTGGACTGAAGGCGTTAGCTCCCCAGCCGTACGGCGAATGAAGGCGAAGGATGTTTCAATGTACATGATTGATGCTGCTAAAGAAAATCCAAAGCTAGCTCAAAAACTTCATGAtgttttacttgaaagtggggtTGTTGCACCACCAAATTTGTTCACTGAAATCTACTCAGAGCAACTAGATGTTTCCCCTGTGGAGGGAATGGAAAGTAAGGGGAGGGATGAGGTTGAGAAAATCAAGAGTCAAGCTGATGTAGATCATAATAGTTTCTTGGCTCCTTTGCCTTATCATGCTATGTCCAAGGCTAATCCCCCTTGGCCATCTAATCCTCATCCGGATGCCGGAGAAGTTAGTGGGCAGCAAGTTTCCTCACACTCTGAACTGGCTGCAGTAAAATTCACGAAAAACATGCCTGTTGCTGCAGCTGCAGCTGCAGCAGCAGCTGCGGTTGCCTCTTCAATGGTAGTTGCTGCAGCAAAGACCACATATGGTTCGAAAGTTGATCTCCCTGTTGCAGCTGCTGCgacagccacagctgcagcagtGGTAGCAGCAACTGCCGCTGTCACTAAGCAATATGAAAACTTGGAGACATATTCTCTTTCACCAAATAATCCTGCTTTATGCCTTAATTTAATGGACTCTGGAAGAGTTGATAGAGATGCAGATGGTGCTGTGTCTGAGCAACGGGGTAGTGGTGATCAAGTGCATGAGGCATTAGGGGTGAATTCTGGGGGTGAAAGAGTATCAGATAGGTCAGCTGGTAATGATAGTGTGAAATCTGATGTGACACTTGATGATGTCGCAGATTGTGAGATTCCGTGGGAGGAGATCACCTTGGGTGAGCGTATCGGACTTG GATCTTATGGAGAAGTCTATCGTGGAGACTGGCATGGAACT GAAGTCGCTGTGAAGAAATTCCTAGACCAAGATATAACTGGTGAATCCCTCGAAGAATATAAAAGTGAG GTTATGATCATGAAAAGAGTCCGGCATCCTAATGTAGTCCTGTTCATGGGAGCTGTTACACGTCCTCCAAACCTTTCAATTATTACCGAGTTTCTGCATAG AGGTAGTTTGTACAGATTAATTCATCGGTCCAACAATCAATTAGATGAAAGGAGACGACTGAGGATGGCTCTTGATACT GCTCGAGGGATGAACTATCTACACAATTGCACTCCTGTAATAGTTCATCGTGATTTGAAGTCTCCAAATCTCCTTGTGGATAAGAACTGGGTTGTGAAG GTATGTGATTTTGGGTTATCGAAAATGAAGCACAACACCTTCCTTTCTTCAAGATCAACTGCTGGGACG GCTGAGTGGATGGCCCCTGAAGTGCTGAGAAATGAGCCTTCAGATGAGAA ATGTGATGTATATAGCTTTGGTGTCGTACTATGGGAGCTCTGTACTCTGCAGCAGCCATGGGGAGGAATGAACCCCATGCAAGTTGTCGGTGCAGTTGGATTTCAGCATCGCCGTCTTGACATACCAGATGACATGGATCCTGCTATTGCAGACATCATCAGAAAATGCTGGCAAAC AGATCCAAAGTTACGGCCTTCATTTGCTGAGATTATGGCTGCTTTGAAACCACTGCAAAAGCCTATAACCAGTTCACAAGTACCAAAATCACTGGTGAACAGAGGTCAACAAAAGGGTCGGTCATAA
- the LOC132633248 gene encoding probable serine/threonine-protein kinase SIS8 isoform X3: MKNLLRKLNISSQSEESEGSKSSTKSKRLSDVSSTDNNNNNKPFSAISGWLNSVTNKESPTRMEPCDSASNSGLEAALDAIRCDSESSNSRDPDIEEEYQIQLALELSAREDPEAAQIEAVKQISLGSCAPENTPAEIVAYRYWNYNALSFDDKILDGFYDLYGILTESDSSKMPSLIDLQRTPVAEQITWEAILVNRAADSKLLKLEQKALEISVKVRSESIDFAGDNLVQKLAALVSEHMGGPVGDPDSMLIAWRSLSYNLKATFGSMVLPLGSLTIGLARHRALLFKVLADSVELPCRLVKGKEYTGSDEVAINYVKFEDGRENIVDLMAAPGTLIPSDTSGTQGDYEESILSISPSSKDVDSHMGSSSSGVACLSEDHSEFGVEERRSRFGESSAGNESPASGNAEKQKGYSNSDDLTKLRTMKKEQGQETSSRTGHARSPYSHTRSPSWTEGVSSPAVRRMKAKDVSMYMIDAAKENPKLAQKLHDVLLESGVVAPPNLFTEIYSEQLDVSPVEGMESKGRDEVEKIKSQADVDHNSFLAPLPYHAMSKANPPWPSNPHPDAGEVSGQQVSSHSELAAVKFTKNMPVAAAAAAAAAAVASSMVVAAAKTTYGSKVDLPVAAAATATAAAVVAATAAVTKQYENLETYSLSPNNPALCLNLMDSGRVDRDADGAVSEQRGSGDQVHEALGVNSGGERVSDRSAGNDSVKSDVTLDDVADCEIPWEEITLGERIGLGSYGEVYRGDWHGTEVAVKKFLDQDITGESLEEYKSEVMIMKRVRHPNVVLFMGAVTRPPNLSIITEFLHRGSLYRLIHRSNNQLDERRRLRMALDTARGMNYLHNCTPVIVHRDLKSPNLLVDKNWVVKVCDFGLSKMKHNTFLSSRSTAGTKIAPCCWS, translated from the exons ATGAAAAATCttttgagaaaacttaacatctcaagTCAATCAGAGGAATCAGAAGGTTCAAAGTCTTCAACAAAGAGCAAAAGATTAAGTGATGTTTCGTCcactgataataataataataataagcctTTCTCAGCAATTTCAGGATGGTTAAATTCTGTTACCAATAAGGAAAGTCCTACTAGAATGGAACCTTGTGATTCTGCTAGTAATAGTGGTTTAGAGGCTGCTTTAGATGCTATAAGGTGCGATTCGGAGTCTAGTAATTCGAGGGATCCTGATATAGAGGAAGAGTATCAAATACAATTAGCTTTGGAGTTGAGTGCAAGGGAAGATCCTGAGGCAGCGCAAATTGAAGCTGTTAAGCAGATAAGTTTAGGTTCTTGTGCCCCGGAAAACACTCCAGCTGAAATTGTAGCTTATAGATATTGG AATTACAATGCTCTTAGCTTTGATGACAAGATCCTGGATGGTTTTTATGATCTGTATGGAATCCTGACAGAGTCCGATTCATCAAAAATGCCCTCCCTTATCGATCTACAAAGAACACCGGTAGCAGAACAGATCACTTGGGAAGCTATCCTTGTTAATAGAGCTGCGGACTCTAAGCTGTTGAAGCTAGAACAAAAAGCTCTAGAGATATCTGTCAAGGTCAGGTCAGAATCCATAGATTTTGCAGGCGACAATTTGGTTCAGAAGCTTGCCGCGCTAGTTTCTGAACACATGGGTGGTCCAGTTGGTGATCCTGACAGCATGTTAATAGCATGGAGAAGCCTTAGTTATAATCTAAAGGCCACTTTTGGTAGCATGGTTTTGCCTCTGGGTTCTTTGACCATCGGACTGGCTCGTCATCGTGCCTTGTTATTCAAG GTTTTGGCTGATAGTGTGGAGCTCCCGTGCCGATTAGTAAAAGGGAAAGAATACACAGGTTCAGATGAAGTTGCAATAAACTACGTAAAATTTGAAGATGGAAG GGAAAATATTGTTGATTTGATGGCAGCCCCTGGCACACTTATTCCCTCTGATACATCTGGAACACAGGGAGACTATGAGGAATCTATCCTCTCCATCAGTCCGTCCTCCAAAGATGTTGATTCTCATATGGGTTCTTCTAGTAGTGGAGTTGCTTGTTTGTCAGAAGATCATTCCGAATTTGGAGTGGAAGAGAGGAGATCAAGGTTCGGTGAAAGCAGTGCAGGAAATGAATCTCCCGCTTCAGGTAATGCAGAAAAGCAGAAAGGATATAGCAACTCTGATGACTTAACAAAGCTTCGTACCATGAAGAAGGAGCAGGGACAGGAAACTTCATCCAGGACTGGCCATGCAAGATCTCCTTATTCGCATACAAGATCTCCTTCCTGGACTGAAGGCGTTAGCTCCCCAGCCGTACGGCGAATGAAGGCGAAGGATGTTTCAATGTACATGATTGATGCTGCTAAAGAAAATCCAAAGCTAGCTCAAAAACTTCATGAtgttttacttgaaagtggggtTGTTGCACCACCAAATTTGTTCACTGAAATCTACTCAGAGCAACTAGATGTTTCCCCTGTGGAGGGAATGGAAAGTAAGGGGAGGGATGAGGTTGAGAAAATCAAGAGTCAAGCTGATGTAGATCATAATAGTTTCTTGGCTCCTTTGCCTTATCATGCTATGTCCAAGGCTAATCCCCCTTGGCCATCTAATCCTCATCCGGATGCCGGAGAAGTTAGTGGGCAGCAAGTTTCCTCACACTCTGAACTGGCTGCAGTAAAATTCACGAAAAACATGCCTGTTGCTGCAGCTGCAGCTGCAGCAGCAGCTGCGGTTGCCTCTTCAATGGTAGTTGCTGCAGCAAAGACCACATATGGTTCGAAAGTTGATCTCCCTGTTGCAGCTGCTGCgacagccacagctgcagcagtGGTAGCAGCAACTGCCGCTGTCACTAAGCAATATGAAAACTTGGAGACATATTCTCTTTCACCAAATAATCCTGCTTTATGCCTTAATTTAATGGACTCTGGAAGAGTTGATAGAGATGCAGATGGTGCTGTGTCTGAGCAACGGGGTAGTGGTGATCAAGTGCATGAGGCATTAGGGGTGAATTCTGGGGGTGAAAGAGTATCAGATAGGTCAGCTGGTAATGATAGTGTGAAATCTGATGTGACACTTGATGATGTCGCAGATTGTGAGATTCCGTGGGAGGAGATCACCTTGGGTGAGCGTATCGGACTTG GATCTTATGGAGAAGTCTATCGTGGAGACTGGCATGGAACT GAAGTCGCTGTGAAGAAATTCCTAGACCAAGATATAACTGGTGAATCCCTCGAAGAATATAAAAGTGAG GTTATGATCATGAAAAGAGTCCGGCATCCTAATGTAGTCCTGTTCATGGGAGCTGTTACACGTCCTCCAAACCTTTCAATTATTACCGAGTTTCTGCATAG AGGTAGTTTGTACAGATTAATTCATCGGTCCAACAATCAATTAGATGAAAGGAGACGACTGAGGATGGCTCTTGATACT GCTCGAGGGATGAACTATCTACACAATTGCACTCCTGTAATAGTTCATCGTGATTTGAAGTCTCCAAATCTCCTTGTGGATAAGAACTGGGTTGTGAAG GTATGTGATTTTGGGTTATCGAAAATGAAGCACAACACCTTCCTTTCTTCAAGATCAACTGCTGGGACG AAGATAGCTCCATGCTGTTGGTCTTAA